A stretch of DNA from Paenibacillus albus:
AAAGTCGCCGCGCTATCACCGAAGATCGTCCAAGATGGATGGAACCGGCTGCTGTCGGAGTGGCTGCCGAAGAGCACTTTTGAAATCGGTACGCATCAATACATCGAGGAGTTCATCGCATACAACGGCAAAGTAACAAGAATGAACTTGTGTCTCCCCGTAGAGCGAAAGCAACGCAGCGAACCGATCGAAATCGTTGAACGGACGACAGTGAAAGCTTACTTCTGCAGAGAGTACGGAACCGAGGCTGGGCCAGGCGCGGAGGAACAATTAATTAATTGGTACGAGAAGAATTCTAATGACAATCAGGGGATTGTCGATGCTAAATATTATATGTCCTATCATTACGGTACTAAAGATTCGGAAAATTACTGGTGGGAGAATGGCATTCTAGTAGCTGAATCGGAAGCCGAGGGAATAGAAGGCCTTGAGCAGAAGCTCATGGGGACGGGTTGGTATGCATGCTGCGTCTCCAAAACATACGGACTATTGACTGGTGTTCTGGAGAAGATGCACCGATGGATTTCGACGAACGCCGAGTATTGGCTCGATGAGGAACGACAGTGGTTCGCTGAATATCATACGTTTCCTGGAACGGACATAGAGCGGGATTCGATTGTCAAAGTTTATATTCCTATCGGTTAGAGGAGAGTGGCTAGATGAATAACTCTGCAAGGAGATTTAACGAAGAGAACTATAAACCGCAATATGTGACGAAAGCATTCAAAGCGATCGAAAACCACGCTGTAACCGCTTCGAACGATAAGGAAGAACGGCAATTCCTCGTAACGAACGGACTCGATTCGGAGATTGATCTGATGACGCTGGTACAGCTTCCAGTTAGGCGGCTCAAGGAGACGGTGACATTTTACGTTGAGGTGCTTGGAATGGCGCTATCCTATCCGGATCGGCCTATTGAAGGCAACACATTCGTACAAACCATGCCGAGGAGCGGTCCGAGCCTGCATTTGCTTGAAACTTCGAATTCGGAATTCAGGCATTTGCATGGAACGATAAATGGCAAACGAGAAGAATATCTGGCTATGTACGTAAGAAGCTTGAGTGAGCTTTATGAGCGATTACTGCGGGAGGACGCGGAGATTGTTAATGAACCGGCGAACGGTTATCTGTCTTTCCTCGATCCGGAGGGTCATCTCATTGGCATCTATGAACGAAGGGATTCCAAAAACAAGAATCAGATTGAATCCAACATGACCGGCTTTCGCCATATTCAGATGGTTGTCGCAGATCCTTCAGCTGCGGCGGGATTTTTCATAGGTGCGCTTGGGTTCGATCGAATGATAGCAGGAGATGATGCCATATATATTTCGGTAAGCGGCGGTGAACAAAATCAGCCCATGATTAGATTGGTACGGGCAGCACAGCAAGATCGTACGCAGCCTATGCACTGGATGTTGGACGGCCAACCCAAGCACGCGCTGGAGCTGCACTCTAAGAACATCGGGCTCCTCAAAGAGCTAGTGTTGGAGAACGGCGGCGAAGTGAAAGAGGGTCTTGAGTTCACTAGCTGCGGCGGGTATCTCAAGTTTTATACGCCCGATGGCCATTACTTATGGGTAAATCAGGATCGAAAATACTCCGACTATTGAGATTTGAAGGAGATTTGAAGGAGGGGCGTTATGAGTCAGCCTGCCAAGAAGCAAGCGGAAGGTTATAAGCCATCTATAGTACCTATGGCGCTTAAGGTTATAGCAGGTGGTTTACGCTATAAGGAGAGGTTAAGCGCTATTAGTAAAAATCTAGGAGGGAATGAAAAAATGAGCGCTCACCTCGACCAGCAGAGACCTACCCTCATTCACTACGTCCGGGATGTGAAACTTTCCGCCGAATGGTATCGGGACAACCTCGGCTTCGAGATTGGTCCACACGAATATGGCGCATTTGCTGAAATGCATCTAGCGGGGAACTACATCTTTCATCTCGTACCTGCGCGGGGGCAAGTGACGCCGCATCCTTCGTCGATATTTGCTTTCGCGTCATTGGATATTGAGATGACTTATGCGACACTACAGGCTCGCGGCGTCTCGGTAGAGCCGATTGAGTGGTATCCGGACTACTCTATCTTCACTTTCCGGGACTTGGACGGTAACGCAGTTTCCATCAATCAGAACTTTGAAATCCGAATGAAGGAACTCGAACCGATGCATGTTGTTGGCTACCGATTAACGCTGCCAGAGGGTGTTGATCGCATCGCAATAATCCAGGAGACAGCCCGGCGGCTTCGGAATCGAGTAACCGAGATAAACGGTGCTCTCGATCCGTTCTTCATGATCGGCGCCTATTTGCCCTCTCAAAGGGACTATTGGGTTGGGGTACAGGTCAACCAAATTGATCGTATACCAGATGGTATGGAAGTTGTTACTCTACCATCCCAGCGTTATGCGGTGAAATGGCACTACGGTCTACGTTCGGATGTTCAACAAACCTACGAACGCATGAACGAATTGTTAGAGCAAGCCGGGATTCCTCTAAATCACCAAGCTTGGCAGGTGGAGATGACCCGCAATTGGGGCAGTAAGGCAGAGGAAGACGAACTCGAGATGGATTTATATCTGGCTATAGAATAAATCGACGAGAATGGGAAGACAAGGAGAGTTCGTATGACCACCTCTAATGGATATGAGGTTAGTGTCGTGGATCTGCCGGAGATGCTGATGATTGGTCTGCCAACCGTAATCTTACAACCTCATAAAAAGAGCGAAACAAGGAGCAGATTGCCGATGGCAGCTGCTCCTTGTTTCTTATGAAGTGGGGACTGGGGAGTTTTTGAAGAAGAGAAGCTAGTGCCTGTCTTTTCATTTTTGAAAATGGTATATTGTTTTCACTAAGTGTAATAATTGATTGGATAATATAATATCGCGAGGGATATGCAGTGATTGTGACGAAGACGAAGCGTGGGACTAATCTTGAAGATGTACAGGAAATGAATCGTTCATTGGTTATTCGCCTCATGCGAAGAAGGCAGGTATGTTCCAGAGCGGAATTAACCCAAGCCTCCGGACTCAATCAATCGACAATTACGAATATAATTAATGAGTTGATCAGTTGGGGAATTGTCGTGGAGACAGGGGTCATCGACGGGAAAAAAGGACGGCGTTCCATTGGCATTAAGTTGAATTGCGAGCCTTACAAAATTATCGGGATTCGCCTTGCGAGGAAATCGATCACGGTTGCCTTATACGATCTGGAAGGGGCCGAATACAGAAAGCAGCAGATTCCCATTAATATCACAGACGGATCAGCCAATGCCTTCAAGCGGATGAAGGAGCTGATTCGGGATATGATTCATTCCAATTCGGTAGGTAACGTCATCGCAATTGGTGTGGTTACACCCGGTCCGCTGCTTCGAGATGAGGGTCGGATCGGCCTTATGACATATTTTCCAGGATGGGAGAAAATCAACATTCAGGAGGAATTGATGAATGAATTCTCCCTCCCCGTCTATATCGAGCATGATGCGAAGGCAGGGGCTTTAGCGCACTGGTGGTTTG
This window harbors:
- a CDS encoding VOC family protein, which translates into the protein MNNSARRFNEENYKPQYVTKAFKAIENHAVTASNDKEERQFLVTNGLDSEIDLMTLVQLPVRRLKETVTFYVEVLGMALSYPDRPIEGNTFVQTMPRSGPSLHLLETSNSEFRHLHGTINGKREEYLAMYVRSLSELYERLLREDAEIVNEPANGYLSFLDPEGHLIGIYERRDSKNKNQIESNMTGFRHIQMVVADPSAAAGFFIGALGFDRMIAGDDAIYISVSGGEQNQPMIRLVRAAQQDRTQPMHWMLDGQPKHALELHSKNIGLLKELVLENGGEVKEGLEFTSCGGYLKFYTPDGHYLWVNQDRKYSDY
- a CDS encoding GyrI-like domain-containing protein, with translation MSAHLDQQRPTLIHYVRDVKLSAEWYRDNLGFEIGPHEYGAFAEMHLAGNYIFHLVPARGQVTPHPSSIFAFASLDIEMTYATLQARGVSVEPIEWYPDYSIFTFRDLDGNAVSINQNFEIRMKELEPMHVVGYRLTLPEGVDRIAIIQETARRLRNRVTEINGALDPFFMIGAYLPSQRDYWVGVQVNQIDRIPDGMEVVTLPSQRYAVKWHYGLRSDVQQTYERMNELLEQAGIPLNHQAWQVEMTRNWGSKAEEDELEMDLYLAIE